From the genome of Myxococcales bacterium:
AGATGCCGTGTCCGAGGTTGAACACGTGTCCGCGCCGCTGCCCTTGCTCGATGATACGACGGGCTTGGGCCACGACCTCGTCCCGCGGCCCGAGCAACAGAGCCGGGTCCAAATTGCCCTGGATGGCGGCGTCCGGCGCCCCCCCTGCCGCCAGCCGCAGGCGCGCCTCGGAGAGGGGAAGGTGCCAATCGATGCCGTAAACGTCGGCGCCCACGTTGGCCACCCGATCGAGCAGGGTGGTGGCGCCGTTCGGGAAGTAGATGACCGGCACGCCCGAGGCTCTCACGGCCTGCACCAGGGCGCGCGTGGGGGGCAGCACGAAGCGCTCCCAGTCTTCTGCCGACACCACGCCCACCCAGGAATCGAAGATCTGAATCGCCTGGGCGCCCGCCTCGACCTGAGCCAGGAGATAACGGGCGGTGGTCTCCGCCAGCTTGTCCAGCAGACGCCGGCTGGCCTCGGGGGCCGTATAAAAGAGGCGCTTCGTTTCGATGAAGCGTTTCGAGGTTTTTCCTTCGATCGCGTAGGTAGCCACCGTGAACGGCGCCCCCGCAAACCCGATGAGCGGGGTGTTCAGCTTGTCGAGCTCGGGGCGAAGCCGCTTGATGGTTTCGAGCACGAAAGGCGTGCCCTGTGCAGGGGCGAAGTCGTGCAGCCGTTCGACATCGCTGGCAGACCGCACCGGGTTGGCGATCGAAGGGCCGAGTTCCGTGAAGGCGACCTCGAGACCCATGGGTTCGAGCGGAACCAGCAGGTCGGAAAAGAGAATCGCCGCATCGAATCCGAACCGGCGCAGCGGTTGAAGCGTGACCTCCGCCGCCAGGGCGGGATCCTTGCACAGGTCCAAAAAGGACACGTTGGCGCGGAGCGCGCGGTACTCGGGCAGATAGCGCCCTGCCTGCCGCATCAGCCACAGGGGTGGACGTTCCGTGGTTTCACCGCGACAGGCTCTCAGGAAAAGGGGTTCCACCCGGTGGTTTCTAGCCCAGCTTGAAGGCGCCGTCCAACGCGACGACGCGGCTTGCACCGAAGGGGTGGGGCGCTATGAAAAATGCATGTCGCGTGCCGTGCGAGTGTACGAGTTCGGGGGGCCCGAGGTCTTGCGCGTGGAAGAGGTCACCGTGCCCCCTCCCGCGGGGCACGAGGTGAGGGTGCGCCACACGGCCGTGGGTCTCAACTTCATCGACGTCTACTACAGGACGGGCCAGTACGTGCCTCCGGGGCTGCCCTTCGTACCCGGCCTCGAGGCGGCTGGTGTGGT
Proteins encoded in this window:
- the hemE gene encoding uroporphyrinogen decarboxylase yields the protein MEPLFLRACRGETTERPPLWLMRQAGRYLPEYRALRANVSFLDLCKDPALAAEVTLQPLRRFGFDAAILFSDLLVPLEPMGLEVAFTELGPSIANPVRSASDVERLHDFAPAQGTPFVLETIKRLRPELDKLNTPLIGFAGAPFTVATYAIEGKTSKRFIETKRLFYTAPEASRRLLDKLAETTARYLLAQVEAGAQAIQIFDSWVGVVSAEDWERFVLPPTRALVQAVRASGVPVIYFPNGATTLLDRVANVGADVYGIDWHLPLSEARLRLAAGGAPDAAIQGNLDPALLLGPRDEVVAQARRIIEQGQRRGHVFNLGHGIYPDTPLETVEALVHTVKNG